Proteins encoded together in one Nostoc sp. PCC 7524 window:
- a CDS encoding PP2C family protein-serine/threonine phosphatase: protein MSQVPSQPTESNNSATTTDVTPVVALKELVSRLHREQNKIQDLLSSLGFALRSFNNLNQFLELIPLMATRVTDADGSALFLYKPNGQIRLEQLHWQDSRQRKNIRKALETASSQVTLASNTAPLATATGMLDAQMHHHLGPDVQIFGTAILVKHTERGWLYVLSRDPQYSWTETRQKLVRLVADQTAVAIENDELAVELRKKERLDQELEIGAEIQRRLLPRQCPSIPGAILAARCRPANRVGGDYYDFIPTNHSQIYPHNYRGSQDTGRWGLVIGDVMGKGVPAGLIMTMMRGMLRGEVLHGNSPGGVLQNLNRVMYADLENSHRFVTLFYSEYNPQNRILSYSNAAHNPPLWWHAATKSITRLDTLGMLIGLDANSQYEDAQVQLEPGDTVIYYTDGLTDAAAASGDRFDEENLVAAFHNACRYCNGPQEMVDYLFDQVQQFIGSERQNTDDMTLVVLQIE from the coding sequence GTGTCTCAAGTACCTTCTCAACCTACCGAAAGCAATAATAGTGCTACAACGACAGATGTCACACCAGTCGTAGCACTCAAAGAACTTGTGTCACGACTGCACCGGGAACAGAATAAAATCCAAGATTTACTCAGTTCTCTAGGATTTGCCCTTAGAAGCTTTAATAATTTGAATCAGTTTTTGGAACTGATTCCCCTGATGGCTACAAGAGTAACAGATGCTGATGGGAGTGCTTTATTTCTTTACAAGCCTAACGGTCAAATCAGGTTAGAGCAATTACACTGGCAAGATAGCCGTCAACGGAAAAATATCCGCAAAGCTTTAGAGACAGCCAGCAGTCAAGTGACACTTGCCTCTAACACTGCACCTTTAGCCACGGCTACAGGAATGTTAGATGCACAGATGCACCACCATTTGGGGCCGGATGTGCAAATTTTTGGCACAGCCATTTTGGTTAAGCATACAGAGCGGGGATGGCTATATGTACTCAGTCGAGACCCCCAATATAGCTGGACAGAAACCAGACAAAAGTTAGTGCGGCTAGTAGCAGACCAAACGGCGGTAGCGATTGAAAATGATGAATTAGCAGTAGAACTGAGGAAAAAAGAACGTTTAGACCAAGAATTAGAAATTGGTGCGGAGATTCAAAGGCGACTTTTACCGCGCCAATGTCCTTCTATTCCTGGTGCTATCCTAGCGGCACGCTGTAGACCTGCCAATCGTGTAGGTGGAGACTACTATGATTTTATCCCCACTAATCACAGTCAAATTTACCCACACAACTACAGAGGTAGTCAAGATACTGGACGTTGGGGTTTGGTGATTGGGGATGTCATGGGTAAAGGTGTTCCGGCTGGGTTAATTATGACCATGATGCGGGGAATGCTACGAGGTGAGGTCTTGCATGGCAATTCTCCTGGAGGAGTTCTGCAAAACTTGAATCGAGTCATGTATGCGGATTTGGAAAATTCTCACCGCTTTGTGACGTTATTTTACTCAGAATATAATCCTCAAAATCGCATTTTGTCTTATAGTAATGCTGCACACAACCCCCCTCTGTGGTGGCACGCAGCTACGAAAAGTATTACCCGCTTAGATACTTTGGGAATGTTAATTGGGTTGGATGCGAATAGCCAATATGAAGATGCCCAGGTGCAGTTAGAACCTGGGGACACGGTTATTTATTATACAGATGGCTTGACGGATGCGGCGGCAGCGAGTGGCGATCGCTTCGACGAAGAAAACTTGGTTGCTGCTTTCCATAACGCTTGTAGGTACTGTAATGGGCCGCAAGAAATGGTTGATTACTTATTTGATCAGGTGCAGCAATTTATCGGTTCTGAGAGACAAAACACGGATGATATGACGCTAGTTGTTTTGCAAATTGAATAG